A stretch of Besnoitia besnoiti strain Bb-Ger1 chromosome III, whole genome shotgun sequence DNA encodes these proteins:
- a CDS encoding RbAp48 (encoded by transcript BESB_048160): protein MEAETQRRSWRLTDEIRLVSGLRDDLASALQTRTANRLKLKTSFETHQSALTLIYEEMAVTGSQVTESREALRHAAFLLEKLTASAVHLQKTGEVFERQLVKTKQGLEQEQKRIHELRAKLDTYREGASGLVQQTQATEAAIMEMREIHTTTQALRRELEECSEENNRMQSEMARLAPELQRQRKALETEAEIDEKQKVLAEVQEARKQLDGEMTETTNKMYSSVSKMNELRDRYGQLSVAESVADPSAWSRDIEISDARSVVESELKKTRAELTGLRMEAKMIEDAYEAAAKLKNLRQEVAALEEQCHEKEEEKYQYPAPITRVIATRLEATLEADLDEFKKGVGSQLMCRVSLRYPFCSATRRGQPSGISLSPVEPIGTNTPRPPTPHGTPDLRAKCSTPDGGAPPKRTPVVCSRAIQPRTALSSRGLNVHSTTLKAHKVCAVATHTPGLPVDRDVDGARAPAIRPAAETTRRCGRPLVNLLSSSRARASPTRDAADSNPRKRSRRSVLSGRAEAQEKVGDDQAQASFSKWLSAFTPSQRKGSSGRMQERRKKTSPKNATRKDMGDRNSSTRRSDEEEHPFELSTGSSHEHRRGRPPKESRLAACSHPPSHSRPKKREANISEGDGCPGPGRPPTKRHATSQIAELDEKKKRKDELEKVHLKRDRGEEKKGRDEQEGHVDGEEGDSVSSLSSSSFRKVERGGNESLLPQEIFEAAHDGRAGPKHLSTGRMRGGKSSRRRLAASPKSSPHTSLPLSDFSTPASASMTTSTASAGARKPHCASSRLVSSLQAVAKNASLSLYAAEQCTMAAPENSHTRRVSPDGSSVRRRRSTDSSGVSSCSLGDAPPMAVCPSPPSSSFASHRRPSAYLPASVSPLAAATGRKGSRGERRGGKRGKLGLGRAAESSMGCEASGDFDITPFAAGDEIGTHRSQMASPVSGSSSASHAAGGKGNAASSSLQGFYRANNRHWQNNCLLLYEHVMAHTLEWPSLTTQWMNACTPKGNGEATQTLLLGTHTSGPQHLSFLLLMEVTLPLEPVHPSGMHFDQRQDYVGFDFGDEDTRKFTIAARIPHEGESNRARFCPLDQTKLASKALDGCVYIFDVCNAGSQSALGPLVPCGASQPDEGSAKTYRTAKKGDVSVGELPPTFMQDQAELVLEGHTAEGWGLEWGPPQRESFIASAADDGIVCLWDVHAKPHQHKRLAPLHKLVADCRLRALQDVAWKRGDGEGRVLLGVGDDGFLNMWDIRVSPAPVVRTQCSWTCTNALAANQNAPFVVATAGADKGISVWDLRALRRPAHRLLHAHSEAVTCLKWAPGEKTMLASGSTDRLIRIFDLSLVGAEQESDEAEDGPPELLFVHGGHLGAVSDFDWNPQSDRFSSLMLASVSEDNALQIWQPTRKAFKREYLFDDSPDDARGRFGGGDADGNDVE, encoded by the exons ATGGAGGCGGAAACACAGAGACGCAGCTGGAGGCTGACGGATGAAATCCGGCTCGTGAGCGGGCTCCGGGATGATCTGGCGTCTGCCTTGCAGACCAGAACAGCAAACCGGCTTAA GTTAAAGACATCGTTCGAGACACATCAGTCGGCTCTGACTCTTATTTACGAGGAGATGGCTGTGACAGGCTCACAAGTGACTGAGAGCCGCGAAGCCCTTCGACACGCAGCGTTCCTTCTCGAAAAGCTCACCGCGTCTGCCGTGCACCTGCAAAAGACAGGCGAAGTATTTGAACGCCAACTCGTCAAGACAAAACAAGGCTTGGAGCAAGAACAGAAAC GAATCCATGAGTTACGCGCAAAGCTTGATACTTACAGAGAGGGAGCCAGTGGATTAGTTCAGCAGAC GCAGGCTACGGAAGCTGCAATAATGGAGATGCGTGAAATTCACACGACAACTCAAGCACTTCGGCGTGAGCTTGAGGAATGCAGTGAAGAGAACAACCGAATGCAGTCTGAAATGGCAAGGCTTGCGCCTGAGCTACAACGCCAGCGGAAGGCTCTTG AGACCGAGGCTGAGATCGACGAAAAACAAAAAGTACTCGCTGAGGTCCAGGAAGCGAGAAAACAACTAGACGGAGAGATGACTGAAACGACAAACAAAATGTACTCCTCAGTCTCGAAGATGAATGAGCTGAGGGACAGGTACGGTCAGCTCTCTGTTGCTGAGAGTGTTGCAGACCCTTCTGCCTGGTCCAGGGATATAGAAATTTCTGACGCAAGATCTGTCGTCGAATCTGAGCTCAAGAAAACCAGGGCAGAACTGACTGGACTGCGGATGGAAGCAAAGATGATTGAAGATGCTTAtgaggcggctgcgaagTTGAAGAACCTCCGACAAGAGGTTGCCGCGCTGGAAGAGCAGTGTCatgaaaaagaagaggaaaaa taCCAGTACCCCGCCCCCATAACAAGAGTTATTG CTACCAGGCTGGAGGCCACACTGGAGGCAGATCTAGATGAATTCAAAAAG GGGGTCGGGTCTCAGCTTATGTGCAGGGTTTCTCTTCGGTACCCATTTTGCTCGGCTACTCGACGGGGTCAGCCGTCCGGG ATATCTTTGTCGCCTGTGGAACCAATCGGTACGAATACTCCTCGTCCGCCTACTCCTCATGGCACACCTGATTTGAGGGCTAAATGCAGCACCCCTGACGGTGGCGCCCCTCCTAAACGCACCCCAGTCGTGTGCTCGCGCGCCATCCAGCCTCGGACCGCACTGTCGTCTCGAGGTCTCAATGTGCATAGTACCACTCTGAAGGCGCACAAAGTCTGTGCCGTCGCCACGCACACACCCGGTTTGCCTGTCGACAGGGACGTGGACGGTGCGCGTGCCCCTGCCATCCGTCCCGCTGCGGAAACAACCAGGCGTTGTGGAAGGCCTCTCGTTAATTTGTTGtcctcttcgcgggcgcgcgcttCCCCGACTCGCGACGCTGCTGATTCCAACCCTCGGAAGAGGAGCCGGAGGAGTGTTCTCTCTGGTCGTGCtgaggcgcaggagaaagTAGGGGATGACCAGGCGCAGGCCTCGTTCTCGAAGTGGCTGTCTGCCTTTACTCCATCGCAACGAAAAGGTTCTTCCGGTCGGATGCAAGAGCGACGAAAGAAGACGAGCCCGAAGAACGCGACACGAAAGGACATGGGGGACAGAAATAGCAGCACGAGACGGTCTGACGAGGAGGAGCATCCTTTTGAACTTTCAACAGGAAGCTCGCATGAGCACAGGAGAGGCAGGCCGCCAAAGGAGTCTCGGCTAGCTGCCTGTTCCCATCCTCCTTCACACTCGAGACCCAAGAAAAGAGAGGCCAATATTTCAGAAGGTGACGGCTGTCCAGGTCCGGGACGCCCGCCTACAAAGCGTCACGCAACATCGCAGATCGCAGAGCTGGATGAGAAAAAGAAACGGAAAGATGAACTGGAGAAGGTTCACCTTAaacgcgaccgcggagaggagaagaaggggagAGATGAGCAGGAGGGTCATGTGGACGGTGAAGAAGGCGATTCCGTCTCATcactctcctcctcctccttcaggAAAGTAGAGAGAGGCGGGAACGAGTCTCTCCTTCCACAGGAGATCTTCGAGGCCGCACATGATGGTAGAGCAGGACCGAAACATCTTTCCACCGGCCGCATGAGAGGTGGAAAGAGTTCCCGTCGTCGactcgctgcttcgccgaAGTCTTCGCCACACACATCTCTCCCTCTGTCCGACTTCTCCACTCCAGCGTCTGCCTCCATGACGACTTCCACTGCCTCGGCGGGAGCTCGGAAACCACACTGTGCTTCGTCGCGCCTTGTGTCGTCGCTGCAAGCCGTGGCAAAAAatgcctcgctgtcgctctaCGCAGCTGAGCAGTGTACCATGGCAGCGCCAGAGAACAGCCACACCCGGAGAGTCTCTCCCGACGGCTCGTCtgttcgccggcggcgctccacCGACTCCTCCGGCGTCTCGTCGTGCAGTTTGGGGGACGCGCCGCCTATGGCGGTATGTCCGTCGCCACCTTCGTCGTCTTTCGCTTCACACCGGAGACCCTCTGCGTATCTACCTGcttctgtgtctcctctcgctgctgccacCGGGCGAAAGGGGTCTCGgggggagagacgcggcgggaaGCGCGGCAAGCTTGGCCTTGGTCGTGCAGCGGAGAGCTCGATGGGTTGCGAGGCGTCTGGCGACTTTGACATAACACCTTTTGCAGCTGGAGACGAGATCGGAACGCACCGTAGCCAGATGGCCTCGCCGGTCAGTGGCAGTTCCTCAGCTAGCCACGCGGCCGGAGGAAAAGGGAACGcagcttcgtcgtcgctgcaaGGCTTCTACCGAGCAAACAACCGTCACTGGCAGAACAactgtcttcttctctacGAGCACGTCATGGCGCATACCCTCGAGTGGCCTTCTCTGACAACGCAGTGGATGAACGCCTGCACCCC GAAAGGCAatggagaggcgacgcagacgcttcTCTTGGGGACGCACACTAGCGGCCCTCAGCACCtcagctttcttcttctgatGGAG GTGACGCTTCCACTGGAGCCCGTCCATCCGTCGGGGATGCACTTCGATCAGCGCCAAG ATTACGTCGGGTTCGATTTCGGCGACGAAGACACGAGGAAGTTTACCATCGCCGCTCGGATTCCGCACGAAGGCGAATCAAACAG GGCTCGCTTCTGTCCGCTCGATCAGACGAAACTCGCTTCAAAGGCTCTCGACGGATGTG TCTACATCTTCGATGTCTGCAACGCGGGCAGCCAGTCGGCGCTGGGGCCGCTGgtcccctgcggcgcctcgcaacCCGATGAGGGCTCCGCGAAGACCTACAGGACGGCAAAAAAAGGCGATGTTTCTGTGGGAGAACTGCCGCCGACGTTCATGCAGGATCAGGCGGAGCTCGTGCTCGAGGGACACACTGCAGAGgg GTGGGGACTCGAATgggggccgccgcagagggagagcttcatcgcgtccgccgcagatGACGGCATCGTCTGCCTGTGGGATGTTCACGCGAAAC CGCATCAGCACAAGCGTCTTGCGCCGCTTCACAAGCTCGTCGCCGACTgtcggctccgcgccctgcAG GACGTGGCGTGGAAGCGGGGGGACGGCGAGGGCCGcgttctcctcggcgtcggcgacgacggatTTTTGAACAT GTGGGACATTCGCGTTTCGCCGGCACCAGTCGTGCGG ACGCAGTGCAGCTGGACATGTACCAACGCCCTGGCCGCGAACCAGAACGCGCCCTTCGTCGTGGCGACCGCAGGAGCCGACAAG GGAATCAGCGTCTGGGatcttcgcgcgctgcgtcggccCGCGCATCGCCtgctgcatgcacacagcGAAGCCGTGACCTGCCTCAAGTGGGCGccaggcgagaagacgatGCTCGCCTCAG GCAGCACCGATCGCTTGATTCGCATTTTTGATCTCTCGCTGGTCGGCGCTGAgcaagagagcgacgaggcggaagacgggCCTCCGgagctcctcttcgtccacgGCGGGCATCTGGGGGCCGTCAGCGATTTCGACTGGAATCCACAGTCTGACCGTTTCTCCTCGCTT